The following proteins come from a genomic window of Lachnoclostridium phytofermentans ISDg:
- a CDS encoding efflux RND transporter permease subunit: protein MIRFGKFVTKHKKLILVLGILLLIPSFIGMICTRINYDVLTYLPKDTETMIGQDILVNDFGIGAFSMVIVENMPDKDVVKLKEKIKEIDHVKDILWYDDAFSIDVPISMLPDKIKDAFNSENSTMMVVLYDGTTSADSTMNAIGQIRKVTGEQVFVSGMSALVTDTRDLSNQETPIYVLIAVALSLLVLCISMEYFLVPFLFLISIGMAIVYNLGSNIIFGEISYITKALSAVLQLGVTMDYSIFLLHSYEENKLRYPDDKDRAMSHAISNTFSSVVGSSITTVAGFIALCFMSFTLGKDIGLVMAKGVVFGVLACVTVLPSMILLCDKWIEKTKHRNFLPDLKGLSTFVTKHYLIFVVAFVVLLIPAIYGNNHTDVYYNLDESLPKDLKSVIANDKLKEDYNMDTTIMLLLKSDLSQKNVDQLMSEIQAIDGIEWTLGIDKLIGPALPISMIPDRLISSVRNNDYQVEIVTSSYKVATDEVNNQIDQINQIVKKYSKDSLVVGEAPLTKDLITIADTDFKTVSIVSIVIIFLIILVLFKSISLPVILVSVIQLAIFINMGIPYYTGTQLPFVASIVIGTIQLGATVDYAILMTTRYRKERNNGKNKVESVTIAHETSIKSVFVSALSFFAATFGVGLYSNIDMISSLCSLMSRGALISMVVVIFILPSMFMLFDRIICKTSIGFLSKKEAN from the coding sequence ATGATAAGATTTGGTAAGTTCGTTACCAAACACAAAAAATTAATTTTGGTGCTTGGTATACTACTACTAATTCCGTCCTTTATCGGTATGATTTGTACTAGAATTAACTACGATGTACTTACATACCTACCAAAGGACACAGAGACGATGATAGGTCAAGATATCTTAGTAAACGACTTTGGCATCGGAGCTTTCTCTATGGTAATCGTAGAAAACATGCCCGACAAGGATGTAGTAAAGCTCAAAGAAAAAATTAAGGAGATCGATCATGTAAAAGATATATTATGGTATGATGATGCGTTCTCGATCGATGTTCCAATCTCGATGCTTCCAGATAAGATAAAGGATGCCTTTAATTCAGAGAATTCAACCATGATGGTAGTTCTTTATGATGGAACAACTTCTGCGGATAGTACAATGAATGCCATCGGTCAAATCAGAAAAGTTACTGGAGAACAGGTTTTTGTTAGCGGCATGTCAGCTCTTGTCACCGATACAAGAGACCTCTCCAATCAAGAAACACCAATCTATGTATTGATTGCTGTAGCGTTATCATTACTTGTATTATGTATTAGCATGGAGTACTTCTTAGTTCCATTTTTGTTCCTTATCAGTATAGGAATGGCAATTGTATATAATCTAGGAAGTAACATTATCTTTGGAGAAATTTCTTATATAACAAAAGCGCTAAGCGCTGTACTACAACTTGGTGTAACAATGGATTATTCCATATTCCTACTTCATAGTTATGAAGAAAACAAATTACGTTACCCTGATGATAAAGACAGAGCTATGTCTCATGCAATATCAAATACTTTCTCCTCTGTTGTAGGTAGTTCCATTACAACAGTCGCAGGTTTCATTGCTCTTTGCTTTATGAGTTTCACACTTGGAAAAGACATCGGTTTAGTTATGGCAAAAGGTGTAGTTTTTGGAGTTCTTGCCTGCGTAACTGTACTTCCTTCCATGATCCTTCTTTGTGATAAGTGGATTGAAAAAACAAAACATAGAAACTTCTTACCAGATTTAAAAGGTTTATCAACTTTCGTTACAAAACACTATCTTATCTTTGTCGTAGCTTTTGTTGTGTTATTGATTCCAGCTATCTATGGAAATAACCATACAGATGTGTATTATAACCTCGATGAATCGTTACCAAAAGATCTAAAGAGTGTAATCGCAAATGACAAATTAAAAGAAGATTACAATATGGATACCACAATTATGCTTCTTTTAAAGAGCGACTTATCACAAAAAAATGTAGATCAACTAATGTCAGAAATTCAAGCGATCGATGGTATTGAATGGACACTCGGTATTGATAAGCTTATTGGGCCAGCATTACCAATCTCTATGATACCGGATCGTCTTATTTCCTCCGTTCGAAATAATGACTATCAGGTTGAGATCGTAACCTCTAGTTATAAGGTAGCAACAGATGAAGTTAATAACCAAATTGATCAAATTAATCAAATCGTAAAAAAATATAGTAAGGATTCCTTAGTCGTAGGAGAAGCTCCTTTAACCAAAGACTTAATTACGATTGCGGATACAGACTTTAAGACTGTTAGTATCGTTTCCATTGTTATTATATTCCTTATCATTTTAGTGTTATTTAAATCAATCTCTCTACCAGTTATACTTGTTAGCGTTATACAGTTAGCAATCTTTATTAATATGGGTATTCCATATTATACAGGAACACAACTTCCATTCGTTGCTTCCATTGTTATTGGTACCATCCAACTTGGTGCAACAGTCGATTACGCTATTTTAATGACTACAAGATATCGTAAAGAACGTAACAATGGAAAAAATAAAGTGGAATCCGTTACAATTGCACATGAAACTTCCATCAAATCAGTCTTTGTTAGTGCGCTAAGCTTTTTTGCTGCCACCTTCGGTGTTGGATTGTATTCGAATATTGATATGATTAGTTCACTTTGTAGTTTAATGTCACGTGGAGCCTTAATTAGTATGGTTGTAGTTATCTTTATACTTCCATCCATGTTTATGCTCTTTGACCGAATCATCTGCAAAACAAGTATTGGTTTTTTATCAAAAAAAGAAGCAAATTAA
- a CDS encoding ABC transporter permease produces MIFVKFAKANKISNSVVPLQMKKRGIFHYIKKDWQLYVLLLVPLAFALVFKYGSYFGLTIAFKDYKILKGFNGSKWVGFDIFRKVFTMRNFGSAVRNTLLLNVLTLVFGFPMPIILALLLNEVKNKYFKKVTQTLIYLPHFLSFIIIGAMAYQIFGQENGVINNIIVSLGGSRIPFLQEDTHWLISYVVINVWQTMGWGTIIYLAAITSVNPELYEAATVDGAGRWGKIKNVTLPCIRSTIVTLLIMNLGKIMAGSFENVYALMNVATPKYTTTIPILVYRLGLSNGKYSEATAIGLFQSVIGLALVLISDRIAKKLGEDGLL; encoded by the coding sequence ATGATATTTGTGAAATTTGCCAAGGCAAATAAGATAAGCAACAGTGTAGTTCCTTTACAAATGAAGAAGAGGGGCATTTTTCATTACATAAAGAAAGATTGGCAATTGTATGTATTGCTATTAGTACCATTAGCATTTGCTTTAGTCTTTAAATATGGTTCTTATTTTGGACTAACCATAGCATTTAAAGATTATAAGATATTAAAAGGCTTCAATGGTAGTAAATGGGTTGGATTTGATATCTTCCGTAAAGTATTTACCATGAGAAATTTTGGTTCTGCTGTTCGAAATACTTTGTTACTTAATGTATTAACCTTAGTATTTGGATTTCCAATGCCAATTATATTAGCTCTTTTATTAAATGAAGTCAAGAATAAATACTTTAAGAAAGTAACACAAACCTTAATTTATTTACCTCATTTCCTATCCTTCATTATTATTGGTGCGATGGCTTACCAGATTTTTGGTCAGGAAAACGGTGTAATTAATAACATTATTGTATCACTAGGTGGTTCCAGAATACCATTTTTACAAGAGGATACTCATTGGTTAATTTCTTACGTTGTTATTAACGTATGGCAAACAATGGGATGGGGAACGATTATTTACCTAGCAGCGATTACAAGTGTAAATCCAGAATTATATGAGGCTGCTACTGTTGATGGAGCAGGTCGTTGGGGAAAAATTAAGAATGTTACACTTCCATGTATTAGAAGTACCATTGTAACTCTTCTTATTATGAACTTAGGTAAGATTATGGCAGGTTCTTTTGAAAATGTATATGCACTTATGAATGTAGCTACTCCAAAATATACAACAACTATTCCTATCCTTGTTTACCGCTTGGGCTTATCAAATGGTAAGTACAGTGAGGCAACAGCAATCGGTTTATTCCAGTCTGTGATTGGACTTGCACTTGTTCTTATTTCTGATCGAATTGCGAAGAAACTTGGCGAAGATGGATTGTTATAA
- a CDS encoding TetR/AcrR family transcriptional regulator, protein MGRVTENKQAKRNSIFHSSFDLFRTKGFFQTSISDIVTKAGVAKGTFYLYFKDKYDLRDKLIAFKAGTLFHAAELNLSETNIKDFPERLIFIADQIIDRLAMEPDFLKFISKNLSWGVFKTALLKGHETGETDFYNAYLHMVEESPYEFKNPEIMLFMIVELVGSSCYSCILDDEPLTMEDYKPYLYEVIRGIIQMQIVKKKSSNEV, encoded by the coding sequence ATGGGAAGAGTAACGGAAAATAAACAAGCAAAACGAAATTCAATCTTTCATTCTTCGTTTGATTTGTTTCGGACCAAAGGTTTTTTTCAGACATCGATCTCGGATATCGTGACAAAGGCTGGAGTTGCCAAAGGTACCTTTTATCTATATTTTAAGGACAAGTATGATTTACGAGACAAGCTTATTGCATTTAAAGCAGGAACTTTGTTTCATGCAGCTGAACTTAACTTAAGTGAAACAAATATTAAGGATTTTCCGGAACGACTGATATTTATTGCAGATCAGATTATTGATCGGTTGGCTATGGAACCTGATTTTCTAAAATTTATATCAAAAAATTTAAGCTGGGGCGTATTTAAGACTGCATTGTTAAAGGGACATGAAACCGGAGAAACAGATTTTTATAATGCGTATTTGCATATGGTAGAGGAAAGTCCTTATGAATTTAAGAATCCCGAAATTATGTTATTTATGATTGTTGAATTAGTAGGTTCAAGCTGTTATAGTTGTATTCTTGATGATGAACCATTAACGATGGAAGACTATAAGCCATATCTTTACGAGGTAATTCGAGGAATCATTCAGATGCAGATAGTTAAAAAAAAATCTAGCAATGAGGTTTAA
- a CDS encoding YhgE/Pip domain-containing protein codes for MKRFLNKATVCVLCTAMVGGICYVGTTFSKNEGTAYAATQTHLNVNTLGKLDNSTFTTNLNDKKENKKAEKEEVVYVKMNSSAEVSQVIVSDWLKNFNTDSTILDQSDLENITNIKGDEPFVTNADGTISWEANGNDIYYQGTTTKELPFDVKLTYLLDGEEVNANDIVGKSGALTIKLQFKSKEQVPFSILSVTTASTDLFKNVTAKNAKVISDGDKYIIVGVAMSGVQETLNLESIEIPEEIEINCDVIDYDPIMFLNVVTTGLLSDIKLDNDLDLKKLSDSMDTLYQSCEELRDGSATLSSSLSEFQGKSEEYFSGVTTLLNGTKEYTDGVAKVISGVKELHSKSNTLIEGISALLEGSNSLDAGINQANTGITTLNKQFKNLVAGSKSLKENLASLQQLVSGIADGKAKENEVFSQLLQTVENNEKILATLKAANADANIIAALEKNTAAQRQIAEGLITSGKTLSAYLDKLNGAVTQISQGAETLYQGCTSTDNAQEQLKTGLSKLTAGSKALEAGLTSLNSGSKALKTGIDQLYTGVTQLESATSSLTNGSAKLKDSTSLMTNAVGELTIGGKKISDGMNKFYEEGIKEIYNKYNDTVSVLQGKLDTLIEQGENYKSFTNLTDNMDGNVKFIVEIQ; via the coding sequence ATGAAACGTTTTTTAAATAAAGCAACTGTTTGTGTACTCTGTACTGCCATGGTTGGAGGTATCTGCTATGTAGGTACTACTTTTTCTAAAAATGAGGGAACCGCTTATGCTGCTACACAGACACATCTAAATGTTAATACATTAGGTAAACTAGACAATTCTACATTTACTACTAACTTAAATGATAAGAAAGAAAATAAGAAAGCAGAAAAAGAAGAAGTCGTATATGTTAAAATGAATTCAAGCGCTGAGGTATCACAAGTAATTGTAAGTGATTGGTTAAAAAATTTTAATACCGATTCCACAATACTAGATCAATCTGATCTTGAGAATATTACAAATATCAAAGGTGATGAACCATTTGTAACCAATGCAGATGGAACGATATCTTGGGAAGCAAACGGTAATGATATATATTACCAAGGAACCACAACAAAGGAATTGCCTTTCGATGTAAAACTAACTTATCTTCTTGATGGAGAAGAAGTTAACGCGAATGACATTGTGGGAAAATCCGGTGCATTAACTATAAAACTTCAGTTTAAGAGCAAGGAACAAGTGCCATTTTCTATTCTTTCTGTAACAACTGCAAGCACTGATTTGTTTAAAAACGTGACTGCAAAGAATGCTAAAGTAATATCTGATGGCGATAAATATATCATTGTTGGTGTAGCAATGAGTGGTGTACAAGAGACTCTCAATTTAGAAAGCATTGAAATTCCAGAAGAAATCGAAATTAACTGCGATGTTATAGATTATGATCCAATTATGTTTCTTAATGTAGTAACTACCGGATTATTATCTGATATCAAATTAGATAATGACCTTGATTTAAAGAAACTATCCGACTCTATGGATACCCTATATCAGTCTTGTGAGGAATTAAGAGATGGATCAGCAACTCTTTCAAGTTCTCTATCCGAATTTCAAGGAAAGTCAGAGGAGTACTTCTCTGGGGTAACAACTTTACTTAATGGAACAAAGGAATATACCGATGGCGTAGCAAAAGTTATCAGTGGTGTGAAAGAACTACATTCCAAATCTAACACTCTTATAGAAGGTATTAGTGCCTTATTAGAAGGTTCTAACTCCTTAGATGCAGGGATAAATCAAGCAAACACTGGGATAACCACCTTAAACAAACAGTTTAAAAATTTAGTTGCGGGTAGTAAATCCTTAAAAGAAAATCTTGCTTCCTTACAGCAATTAGTCTCCGGTATTGCGGATGGGAAAGCAAAAGAAAACGAAGTATTTTCACAGTTACTACAAACTGTCGAAAATAATGAAAAGATTCTTGCAACCTTAAAAGCAGCAAATGCTGATGCTAATATTATCGCAGCTTTAGAAAAAAATACAGCAGCACAACGTCAAATTGCAGAGGGCTTAATAACAAGTGGCAAAACATTAAGTGCTTATCTTGATAAATTAAACGGTGCTGTCACTCAAATTTCTCAGGGTGCAGAAACTTTATATCAGGGTTGTACTTCCACAGACAATGCACAGGAACAATTGAAAACTGGACTATCAAAACTTACAGCAGGTAGCAAAGCATTAGAAGCTGGTCTAACCTCTTTAAATAGTGGTTCCAAAGCATTAAAAACAGGAATTGACCAATTGTATACAGGAGTAACACAGCTAGAAAGTGCAACATCTTCCTTAACAAATGGTTCTGCAAAATTAAAGGATTCCACATCATTAATGACAAATGCAGTTGGTGAGCTTACTATTGGTGGAAAGAAAATATCCGATGGAATGAACAAGTTCTATGAAGAAGGAATAAAAGAAATTTATAATAAATATAATGATACGGTATCTGTATTACAGGGAAAATTAGATACTTTAATCGAACAAGGTGAGAACTATAAATCCTTTACTAACCTAACAGATAATATGGATGGTAACGTAAAGTTTATAGTAGAAATTCAATAA
- the lnt gene encoding apolipoprotein N-acyltransferase codes for MNGLKYSPKMQTFLFSMFSGILTAYAFLERRAWFLCFFSLIPLFLVFLQNNNTELKKLQPIAIFSYSIFYYGPVLYWLYNLSSVMPFDGIMPTFILSLGILIIVIQNGLGLYISLLSFRHLRTGTAWDIVILACLYVLAEWLQEFLGFVAFPWARLSLSVTPWPLFIQSASVFGGLFISILLLLINGVFAFGIVKANSYFGILPLATERLSWKKEFMNLTAYIFIGVFLVGNILFGAIRGSKSFDDENSEAIEVLLVQGNHPGINKWQTSTIQILADYMDLTEDNVTENTKLVFWPETAVPIYIEEAFDEQKQLMDLCEKHNISIVLGSFSHKEVKGEDTSYNAMYVVTKDGISKNPYYKQKLVPFGEYLPFSKIFRKISPGFTSMLMEQLTETPGTETFPVETEYGDVGGIICYESIFPKISRESVKNGAQLLSVLSNDSWFGDSAALYQHHSQSILRAVENGRYVVRASNTGLTSIINEKGEVIKKVDALIGTTLRSEIKFYNHKTLYTRIGDVIVIPGICLIFAAIIKRIFYRI; via the coding sequence ATGAATGGATTGAAATACTCACCTAAAATGCAGACTTTTCTCTTTAGCATGTTTTCGGGAATATTGACTGCATATGCATTTTTAGAAAGAAGAGCATGGTTTTTATGCTTTTTTTCTTTGATACCGCTATTTCTTGTATTCTTGCAAAATAACAATACGGAATTAAAAAAGCTACAACCGATCGCCATTTTTTCCTATTCTATATTTTATTATGGGCCAGTGTTATATTGGCTTTATAATTTATCTTCAGTTATGCCATTTGATGGGATTATGCCAACTTTTATACTTAGTTTAGGTATTCTTATCATTGTGATACAAAATGGGCTTGGGTTATATATTTCTTTACTTTCATTTCGACATTTACGTACAGGTACTGCTTGGGATATCGTAATACTTGCTTGTCTTTATGTACTTGCGGAATGGTTGCAAGAATTTCTTGGATTCGTAGCATTTCCATGGGCAAGATTATCCTTATCAGTAACACCTTGGCCGTTATTTATCCAATCCGCCTCCGTATTTGGTGGGTTATTTATTTCTATTTTATTGTTATTGATCAATGGCGTATTTGCTTTCGGGATTGTGAAAGCGAATAGTTATTTTGGGATTTTACCTTTGGCAACGGAGAGATTAAGTTGGAAAAAAGAATTCATGAATCTAACCGCATACATTTTTATTGGTGTATTTCTGGTTGGAAATATTTTATTTGGAGCTATAAGAGGGAGCAAATCCTTTGATGATGAAAACTCTGAAGCGATTGAAGTGTTATTAGTACAGGGAAATCATCCTGGAATTAATAAATGGCAGACATCAACGATTCAGATACTTGCGGATTACATGGATTTGACGGAAGATAATGTCACAGAGAATACAAAACTTGTATTTTGGCCAGAAACCGCTGTTCCTATTTATATTGAAGAAGCTTTTGATGAGCAAAAACAGTTAATGGACTTATGTGAGAAACATAATATTAGTATTGTACTTGGTTCTTTTAGTCATAAAGAAGTGAAGGGTGAAGACACCAGCTATAATGCAATGTATGTAGTAACAAAGGATGGTATATCAAAAAATCCATATTATAAGCAAAAGTTAGTACCTTTCGGTGAATATCTACCATTTTCTAAAATCTTTAGAAAAATCTCTCCTGGGTTTACGTCCATGTTAATGGAACAGTTAACGGAAACTCCAGGAACAGAAACTTTCCCAGTGGAAACGGAATATGGAGATGTTGGTGGAATCATATGTTATGAATCAATATTTCCGAAAATATCCAGAGAAAGTGTTAAGAATGGAGCACAGTTGCTTTCGGTACTTAGCAATGATTCTTGGTTTGGAGATTCCGCTGCACTTTATCAACATCATTCACAGTCTATCCTTCGAGCAGTAGAAAATGGAAGGTATGTCGTACGTGCGAGCAATACTGGTCTAACTTCCATTATTAATGAAAAAGGGGAAGTTATAAAAAAAGTAGATGCATTGATTGGTACAACTCTACGTAGTGAAATCAAATTTTATAATCATAAAACTTTATATACTAGAATCGGTGATGTTATTGTTATACCTGGTATATGTCTGATTTTTGCTGCTATAATTAAGCGGATATTTTATCGTATATAA
- a CDS encoding MFS transporter produces the protein MNNLMVMSKFLLGKLRRIYFMALPENKQDLKRSRRWYTVGDSANQTIAQLAGGTFIVTLMSYVGISDANIGILTSLASLAAVFQLMTMRFVNKLPKYKFYVCFTVLQKLVFSLIYFIPLFTLSNRAKMIWVVLGYFYAQICTQIGTPASQDWIASLVPSRLRGRYFAIKDSVAVFIVASVMLIAGIILDYFKNGHLTTGFVLIGIMIAILVIINLVAFSFMKEPRLSLTNEDGYEMHGTLAKRAKTLHKNDFNDSMMSELKFAFGNRYFRKALGLNCLWMTSFYIAAPFNSSYQIKELTLPYTFIMIIGFCSNLFRIYISPKVGRLADRFGMAKVFKYSLLGLLLNYFLTACSLPNNAYIMIPIAAFFSACGWSFIGIGLFGIQLEFLDEKKRMIQLSLISSISGVYGFLISYLGGRLLDYLQRNPLIIFQRELYAQQILNSIGVVLLLVTFSYTKLLIQGKSPKKQGR, from the coding sequence ATGAATAACTTGATGGTAATGTCAAAATTCCTGCTTGGTAAATTACGAAGGATTTATTTTATGGCTTTGCCAGAAAATAAGCAGGACTTAAAGAGGAGCAGAAGGTGGTATACGGTAGGAGATTCTGCAAATCAAACGATTGCACAGCTTGCTGGTGGTACATTTATTGTAACGTTGATGTCGTATGTTGGAATTTCCGACGCTAATATAGGTATTCTAACATCACTTGCCAGCTTAGCAGCAGTGTTTCAGCTGATGACGATGCGATTTGTTAATAAGCTACCAAAATATAAGTTTTATGTTTGCTTTACAGTACTTCAAAAATTAGTTTTTTCACTTATTTACTTTATTCCTCTTTTTACGTTAAGCAATCGGGCAAAGATGATTTGGGTTGTATTAGGATATTTCTATGCGCAGATTTGTACCCAGATAGGAACACCAGCGAGTCAAGATTGGATAGCAAGTCTTGTACCAAGTCGATTACGAGGACGGTATTTTGCAATAAAAGATTCGGTTGCTGTGTTTATAGTAGCATCAGTTATGTTAATTGCAGGAATTATTCTTGATTATTTTAAAAATGGTCATTTAACCACTGGATTTGTATTGATTGGAATTATGATAGCAATATTAGTTATCATAAACCTTGTAGCATTTAGCTTTATGAAAGAGCCAAGGCTATCTCTAACGAATGAAGATGGGTACGAGATGCATGGTACTTTAGCAAAGCGGGCAAAAACATTACATAAAAATGATTTTAATGATAGTATGATGTCGGAATTAAAATTTGCGTTTGGAAATCGTTACTTTCGCAAAGCATTAGGTTTAAATTGTTTATGGATGACTTCTTTTTACATAGCTGCACCGTTTAACTCCAGTTACCAGATTAAAGAATTAACACTACCATATACTTTCATTATGATAATAGGATTTTGTTCGAATCTATTTCGAATCTATATTTCACCAAAAGTTGGACGCCTTGCAGATCGATTTGGTATGGCAAAAGTATTTAAATATTCCCTGCTTGGTTTATTGTTAAATTACTTTTTGACAGCTTGTTCGCTTCCTAACAATGCCTATATTATGATACCGATAGCTGCATTTTTCTCTGCTTGTGGGTGGTCCTTTATTGGTATTGGATTATTTGGAATCCAACTTGAATTCTTGGATGAAAAGAAACGAATGATTCAGCTAAGTCTGATATCCTCGATTTCTGGAGTTTATGGTTTTCTCATATCTTACCTAGGTGGAAGATTATTAGATTATTTACAGAGGAATCCTCTTATCATATTCCAGAGGGAGTTATATGCACAACAAATTTTAAATTCAATTGGTGTTGTATTATTACTTGTTACCTTTAGTTATACAAAGCTTTTGATACAAGGGAAATCACCGAAAAAACAGGGACGGTAA
- a CDS encoding AraC family transcriptional regulator, protein MKRIPIVIQLIFILLLLFLIPTVITGYYSNVQMMKYSEEEIAYSAMAQIDTSSSYSEAILMNIVKNILQMVGTNEFNGLKNITTYKALNSEYSKIKVATGIYDQMKEIQNNNKIVSSIYFCLDDADYVISTNRGVVKKQAYEDISWINEMDLKALGSAGLWYPRTYNTATVSELTNSKSTGEVRNVISYIYRLNKLTTSTKGTIVVNVDAQRLNEILLSSVNSDDAQGIIVMPDGTIISHKEKSKFLKKFEDMEFVKDSLASGITTGYQYQKDGDRAILLTFQKSSQFQWIYVNTYNMDTLMSKSDSVRNGYTIFISIIIALGTIVVIVLSREFSKPMRKLVQNVKQLNGMEQLGVKNELSFLSGAIEKIQEQESELHHLLKEKEEEARNLLLHNLLTGEVTNQKEIENVEKIFPYNHYMVAILSIDNTKRYLETTGKDKRSIQRFALQEKIKRVFSEGYHVESMRDGAGMMAIIINMKSYDYVKVSRELFNILTGIRQEAQRVFEYTVTVGVSTVHNGYELINECHVEALEAIKRRIIVGRNQIIFWNPQKKENNKYSYSYNSEKKILNFLSSGDADSARVELINLFDDIKQKEDISYENLLLILNQLAGATVKFMMEHNINSSKVFGNNTNLYQMIGGMDTLEDIEAYLGKVFVSITDYLKSFHEDTSEKSSELIIKYIRKHYKEEIVFEDLANQIGISYSYMRKVIREDTGNSLMDNVNLLRIDEAKRLLLHADLSLTQIATEVGYHNVQSLNRFFKKYEGVSPSDFKNNVK, encoded by the coding sequence ATGAAACGAATTCCGATTGTAATTCAATTAATTTTTATCCTGTTATTATTGTTCCTGATACCAACAGTAATTACCGGATATTACAGCAATGTACAAATGATGAAGTATTCTGAAGAAGAAATTGCATATTCTGCTATGGCTCAAATTGATACGAGCAGTTCTTATAGCGAAGCTATTTTAATGAATATAGTTAAGAACATATTACAAATGGTTGGAACCAACGAATTTAATGGATTGAAAAACATTACTACATATAAAGCGTTAAACTCAGAATACAGTAAAATAAAAGTTGCCACCGGTATCTATGATCAGATGAAAGAGATTCAAAATAACAATAAAATTGTTAGTTCTATCTATTTTTGTCTCGATGATGCTGACTATGTTATCTCAACGAACCGAGGAGTTGTTAAAAAACAAGCCTATGAAGATATTTCATGGATTAATGAAATGGATTTAAAAGCACTGGGTTCTGCTGGTTTATGGTACCCAAGAACTTATAACACTGCAACCGTTTCTGAACTTACAAATAGTAAGTCAACTGGAGAAGTGAGAAATGTCATTTCCTATATTTATCGCTTAAATAAACTAACGACATCAACCAAAGGTACCATTGTTGTTAATGTTGATGCACAACGATTGAATGAAATATTACTTTCGAGTGTTAATTCAGATGATGCACAGGGGATTATAGTAATGCCAGATGGCACGATTATATCGCATAAAGAGAAGTCTAAATTTCTTAAAAAGTTTGAAGACATGGAATTTGTAAAAGATTCTTTAGCGAGCGGTATAACAACAGGCTATCAATATCAAAAGGATGGAGATCGTGCTATCTTATTAACTTTTCAAAAATCATCACAATTCCAGTGGATTTATGTCAACACTTATAATATGGATACGCTGATGAGTAAATCAGATAGTGTGCGTAATGGGTATACCATATTTATCTCAATTATAATAGCTCTTGGGACTATTGTAGTAATTGTATTATCTAGAGAGTTTTCTAAACCAATGAGAAAGTTAGTTCAAAATGTGAAACAGCTCAATGGTATGGAGCAACTTGGGGTGAAAAATGAACTTTCTTTTTTAAGTGGTGCAATTGAAAAAATACAGGAGCAAGAGAGTGAATTGCATCACCTTTTAAAGGAAAAGGAAGAGGAAGCTAGAAACTTACTTCTTCATAATTTACTAACTGGCGAAGTTACGAATCAAAAAGAAATCGAAAATGTTGAAAAAATATTTCCATACAATCATTATATGGTAGCGATACTATCGATTGACAATACGAAGCGTTATTTAGAGACGACAGGAAAAGACAAGCGTAGTATTCAACGTTTTGCACTGCAAGAAAAGATAAAAAGAGTATTTTCTGAAGGGTATCATGTAGAATCCATGCGAGATGGTGCAGGTATGATGGCTATCATTATAAACATGAAATCTTATGATTATGTAAAAGTATCTAGAGAGTTATTTAATATATTAACTGGTATACGTCAAGAAGCACAGCGTGTCTTTGAATATACCGTAACGGTTGGAGTTTCTACTGTGCATAATGGATATGAGCTGATTAATGAATGTCATGTGGAAGCACTAGAAGCTATTAAGCGACGTATTATTGTGGGTAGAAATCAAATTATCTTCTGGAATCCGCAAAAAAAAGAGAATAACAAGTATTCCTATTCTTATAATAGTGAAAAAAAGATACTAAACTTTCTTTCATCCGGTGATGCGGATAGTGCGAGAGTAGAGCTTATCAATCTATTTGATGATATTAAGCAAAAAGAAGATATATCCTATGAAAATTTGTTACTGATTTTAAATCAGCTAGCAGGTGCTACCGTAAAATTCATGATGGAACACAATATTAATTCTAGTAAAGTTTTTGGTAATAACACAAATTTATATCAAATGATAGGTGGAATGGATACATTAGAGGATATAGAAGCCTATTTAGGAAAGGTTTTTGTATCCATTACAGATTATTTAAAGAGTTTTCATGAAGATACATCAGAGAAAAGTTCAGAACTAATCATTAAGTATATAAGAAAACACTACAAAGAGGAAATCGTATTTGAAGATCTTGCAAATCAGATTGGAATTAGTTATTCGTATATGAGAAAAGTGATACGAGAGGACACCGGGAACAGTTTGATGGACAATGTAAATCTTTTACGTATTGATGAGGCAAAACGTTTATTACTACACGCGGATTTGAGCCTTACTCAGATAGCAACAGAAGTTGGATATCATAATGTACAGAGCTTGAATCGTTTCTTTAAAAAGTATGAAGGAGTATCTCCGAGTGACTTTAAGAATAATGTAAAATAA